DNA from Candidatus Polarisedimenticolia bacterium:
GATCCCGGAGCGGGGCCTCAGGGCCGAGGTTCGATCCTCGCGGCGCGACAGGAGCCAGGATTGCAGATCGGCGCGACCCTCTCCGCCGGCGTAGCCGGGGAGATAGGCGGAATAAAGCCGGCTCGTGCCGGGACTGACGACTTTCAAGAGAGCGGGCGGAAGCGGGACCATCTGCAGGAAGGACCAGCATACAAAGGTCCCCGCGATGAGCGCGAGTCCGGGGGGGAGGGGAAGGACGCGCTCCGGTCGCCACCAGCCGGCGAGGAGAAGAAGGAAGCAAGCCCCTTCGATCAGCGCGAGGGCGAGCTCGGAGACCGAGCCGAGCGCCAGCGGAGAGACGATCAGGAGGGTCCAGAGAATCGCTTCGACGCCGATTCGGAGCCAGCGCGGGGTCACGCCATCCGCCGGAGCCGGGCGGGCGCCGGATTCGCGCCGCGGCAACGCTTCAAAGGTGGTCGACGTGGCCCGCCTCCCGCAATTGCTGAACGATGTCCTTCATGGCGTTCGCCCGGGTTCGCGGGCAGACGAGCAGAACTCTCCCGGCGTTCACCACGAGAAGATCCCGGACTCCGGCAAGGACGGTAAGCCCGCGCGGGTGGAACACCAGGTTTCCACGGCTCTCCAGCGCGACGAGCTCACCCCAGCCGGCATTACCCCGCTTGTCCGGCCGCAGGAGATCATAAAGAGATCTCCAGGATCCGAGATCCGACCAGCCGAAGCGCGCCGGGATCACGGCCACGCGGCGGGATTTCTCCATGACGGCCCGGTCGACCGAGAGGCGCCGCAGGCTCGCGAAGGACTTCCGGGCCGAGACGGCGCTCCGTCGCTTTTTCTGGTTTTCGAGCCAGACGGCGAAGCTCGGCTCGCATCGGGAGGCCTCGTCCAGGAACGCGTCCGCCCTCCACAGGAACATGCCGGAGTTCCAGAGCGCCGAATCGTTGCGAATCAAGGCTGCCGCGCGAGACCGCGACGGCTTTTCGACGAACCGGCGCACTTCGAACGCGCTCCGCTCCAGGCGCTTGCCGGGAACGACGTAGCCAAACTCGGAATCCGGGCGGCTGGGAGCCACTCCGAAGACGACGAGATATCCGGCCCGGGCCAGTTTCCGCGCGCGCGCCACGGCCGAGCGGAACGCCGCCTCACCCTCGATGTGATGGTCGGCCGGGAGAACGAGCACCTCGGATCGCGGGTCCTCCTTCCAGGCGGTCCAGGTCGCCAGGAGGGCCGCGGGTCCGGTATCCCGTGCCGCCGGCTCGAAGAGCCACCCAGCACGGCCCCGGTTTCCCGCCTGCCGGCGGAGGATGCGGGACAGCGGCGCGCTGGCCACCACGCGGATCGCCCGGCGAGGGGCCAGTCCCTCGGCCCGCCGAAGCGTCGCGCCCAGAAGCGTCTCCCCGAGGCCCAGGTCGAGCAGAGGCTTGGGACGATGGACGCGGGAGAGCGGCCAGAAACGCTCGCCCCGGCCCCCCGCCAGAATCATCACGCAAAGCCTCGACGCCCGACTTCTCAACCAAGCTCCCACGCGCCGCCGCCGCGTGTCCCGCGAATGTCCGGCCGGGACGTCAATCGAAGAAGTGATAGTAGACGATGGCCACGAGAGCCCTGAATCCGTCGCGCCAGGTGATCTTCTTGCCGGCCGCGTAGTCCCTTCCGTGGTACGAGATCGACGTCTCGTAGACCCGGAAGCCGTGCCGGGCGATCTTGGCCGTGATCTCGGGCTCGATGCCGAACCGGTTCGAGCGGAAGCTGAGGCTGCGGACGACTTCGACTCGGCAGGCCTTGTAGCAGGTCTCCATGTCGGTGAGGTTCAAGTTCGTGAACATGTTGGAGAGCGTCGTCAGCAGGCGGTTCCCCACATAGTGCCAGAAGAACAGCACGCGGTGGGTCTCTCCCGAGAACCGCGAGCCGTACACGACGTCGGCGAGGCCGGCTTCGATCGGCGCCAGAAGGCGGGCATAGTCGGAAGGATCGTATTCGAGGTCGGCATCCTGGATGATCACGAGGTCCCCTTGCACCTTCCCGAAGGCGGTGCGAAGAGCCGCGCCCTTTCCCTGGTTCCTATCGTGACGAAACGCCCTGACGCGCGGGTCCGAAACCCGGCCCAGGGCGGCGGACGTCGAATCGGTCGAAGCATCGTCCACGACGACGAGCTCGAAGACTCCCGGAGCTCGCAGGACCCGCCCGATGATCGTCTCGACGGTCTTCTCCTCGTTGAAGACCGGCATGACCACCGAGACTCTCATGCGGGGCTTGAGGTTGCGAAGGACTCCAAGGTCCGCTTCAGGCCCTCGTCGAGGGAGATCCGAGGGCGATAGCCGAGGAGGCGCTCGGCTTTGCGGACATCGGCGAGGGAGGCCCGCACGTCCCCCTTGCGGCCCGGCTCGAACCGCGGGTCGACGGAGGAACCGAGGAGCTCCTTCATCCTGTTCAGGAGATCCAGCAGGGTCACGGCCTGGCCCGTGGCGATGTTGAACGCTTCCCCCGCCGCCTCCTTCCCGGCGGAGCACGCCGAGAGGTTCGCCTGCACGACGTTGTCGATGTAGGTGAAGTCCCGCGACTGGAGCCCGTCTCCGAAGACCACCGGCGGGTGCCCCGCCTTGAGGGCGGCGATGAAGCGCGGCACCACCGCGGCATACTGCGAATCGGGGGACTGGCCCGGGCCGAAAACGTTGAAGTATCGCAGCGACACGGTCTCGAGCCCGTGCAGACGATGGAAGACCCTGCAGTAGAGCTCTCCTCCCAGCTTCCCGACCGCGTAGGGCGAGAGGGGATCGGTCGGCATCGTTTCCACTTTGGGAAGCGTCGGGCTGTCGCCGTAGACCGACGACGAGGAGGCGTAGACGAAGCGCCGCGCCCCGGCGGCCGCCGCGGCCTGCAGAAGAACGAGGGTACCCGTCAGATTCGCGGCGTGGGATTCCACCGGCGCTTCGACCGAGCGCTGCACCGAGGGAAGCGCGGCCTGGTGCAGGACGTAGTCGATGCCCTGCATCGCCGTCGCGACGGTGCCGGGCTCCTCCACCCGGCCCTCGACCACCTCGATCCGGCCCGCGAGGGATCGGAGGTTGTCGCGCCGTCCCGTGGCGAAATTGTCGAGCACCCGCACCTGCTCTCCGCGCGCGACCAGCTCCCGCACGAGGCTCGACCCGATGAAGCCCGCCCCTCCGGTGACGAGAAAACGCGGCACGGCACCCGGTCCTTTCTTCGCCCGATCAGCGGCCGACGGCCGCGTACCGGAAACCGAGCCGGGCCATGTCCCCCGGCTCGTAGACGTTGCGCAGATCGATCAGAACCGGCGATCGCATCAGCTCTTTGAGGCGCGGGAGATCGAGGTTCCGAAACTGATTCCACTCGGTCGCGAGGACCAGCGCGTCGCAGCCCGTCGCCGTATCGTAGGCGTCACTCCCCATTTCGACGCTCCCCAGGAGCGTTCTGGCCTCCGGCATCGCGACGGGATCGTAGGCGCGCACCGAGGCGCCCAAGTCGAGCAGCGCCGTGATGATTCGCATGGCCGGCGATTCCCGGATGTCGCTCGTGTTCGGCTTGAACGAGAGTCCCAGTACGCCGATCTTCTTCCCCTTCAACGCTCCCAGACCCTGCTCGATCTTGCGCACCATACGCTCGACCTGGTCGTCGTTCACCTCCACGGCCGACCGGATCACCCGGAGATCGACGCCGTTCTCCCGTGCCACCTTGAGAATCGCCAGCGTGTCCTTCGGAAAGCAGGACCCTCCATAGCCCGGCCCCGGGTGCAGGAAGAGCCTGCCGATCCGATGATCGAGTCCCATCCCCTTGGCCACGTCGTGCACGTCGGCGCCGACCTTCTCGCACAGATGCGCGATGTCGTTGATGAACGAAATCTTAGTGGCGAGAAACGCGTTGCTCGCGTATTTGATCATCTCGGCGCTGATCACCGTGGTGATCAGGAACGGCGCCTCGATCAGGTACAGGGGGTTGTAGAGCTCCTTGAGGATCTCGATGGCGGGCGGATCGTCGGCTCCGATCACGACGCGGTTCGGCCTCATGAAATCTTCGATGGCCGAGCCTTCCCGCAGGAACTCGGGATTGGAGGCGACGGAGAACTCCACCGGAGTCGCTTGCTCCTCGCGGATGAGCTTTCGGATCATGGCCCCCGTCCCCATGGGCACCGTGCTCTTCGTGACCACCACCTTGTAATCCTTCATCGAACGGGCGATCCCTCGCGCGACCTGCCGGACGAAGCTGAGATCGGCGGCGCCGTCCTCCCCCTGAGGAGTCCCGACGGCGATGAAGATCACTTGCGACGCCTTGACCGCGGCGTCGAGATCGGTCGTGAAGGAGAGGCGCTTTTCCGCGAGGTTCCTCCGTACCATCTCCTCGAGCCCCGGCTCGAAGATGGGGACCTTCCCCTCGCGGAGCTGGGAGATCTTGGCCGTGTCCACGTCGACGCAGCTGACGTTGACGCCGAACTCTGCGAAACACGTTCCCGTGACGAGACCGACGTAGCCCGTTCCGACCACGGCAATATTCATGACTCGGTTCGCTCTCCGTAAGGGGCGTCAGGAGGGGGGCTGCGCGCGGTACCACTCCACGAAACGCCCGATCCCCTCTTCGATTCCCACCTTCGGCTCGTAGCCGAGGATTTCCCGGGCGCGGGACACGTCGGCGCACGTTTGGCGCACGTCCCCGGGCTGCTCGGTTTGGCGGGTGATCCTCGCCTTCTTGCCGAGGGCGCGCTCGAGGTGGCCCAGCAGCTCCGTGAGCGTGACCACTTCGGCGCGCCCGAGGTTGATCGTCTGAAAGCCTTGAACGCGATCGACCGCCGCGGCGACGCCGCTGACGATATCGTCGACGTAGGTGTAATCGCGCGCCGAGCTGCCGTCTCCGAAAACGGGCACCGCGTCGCCGCGGTCGATCAGGCGCGCGAACTTGTGAATGGCCATCTCCGGCCTCTGCCGGGGACCGTAGACGGTGAAGAACCGGAGGCAACCCACGTCCATGCCGTACAGGTGATGGTAGGTGTAGGCGAGCAGCTCGCCCGCGCGCTTCGTCGCTGCGTAGGGGGACACCGGCTCGGCGGCGGGCGCCGACTCCGAGAACGGGGCCGTCTCGCTGTTTCCATACACCGAGGAGGACGATCCGAAGAGGAACCTCCTCACCTTGAAGGTCCGCGAGTGCTCGAGCAGCGACGCGGTTCCCGTCACGTTGACGTCCGCGTAAAGCCGCGGCATCTCCAACGAGGGGCGCACCCCGGCCCGGGCGGCAAGATGGACCACCGCGTCGAGGGCGTGGTGGCCGAACAGGTTCTCCAGGAGCGCGGGGTCGCGGATGTCCCCCTCGTAGAGATGAAAGCGCTCCTCCGATTTCAGGGCCTCGATGTTCCGCAGCTTGACGGTCTTGGCGTAGAAATTGTCGAAGACGTCGAGGCAGACGACCTCCCGGCCGCCGCGGATGAGGCGCTCGCACAGATGAGACCCGATGAATCCCGCTCCTCCGGTGACCAGGATGGCGCCCAAGGTTCGCTCCTTCAGATCTTGCGGATCTTCTCGCGGCCCTCGCGAATGTCCCGTGTGGCATTGCGCGTGTCCACCACGAGGCGCGACTTCTCTACGATCCGCGCGTAATCATAGGACGAATGATTCGTCACGATCACCGTGCAATCGGCGGCGGCGAGGACCTCGTCGCCCAGCGGCACCGATTGGAGAACACCGTGGTCGAGGTGGATTTCCCCGGCGTACGGGTCGTTCATGAGGACCTCCGCCCCGCGATCCTGCAGCAGCTTGATGACGTCCAGGGCCGGGGATTCGCGCACGTCCCCGATGTCCTTCTTGTAGGCCACCCCCAACACCAGGATGCGCGAGCCGTTCACCGATTTCCGGTGCGCGTTCAGCGCGTCCGCGATCTTGCTGACGACGTAATGCGGCATGTTGCCGTTGATTTCGCTGGCCAGCTCGATGAATTTCGCGTAGTAGTTCAGCGTCTTGAGCTTCCAGGAAAGGTAATGCGGGTCGATGGGGATGCAGTGCCCTCCGAGCCCCGGTCCCGGGTAGAAGGGCATGAAGCCGAACGGCTTGGTGGCTGCCGCGTCAATCACTTCCCACACGTCCAGTCCGAGGCGATCGCACATGAGCGCGATTTCGTTCACCAGTCCGATGTTCACGCTCCGGAACGTGTTCTCCAGGAGCTTGATCATCTCCGCGGACTGGGTCGAGGACACTTCGATGACCGTGTCCACGGCCTTGCGATACAGCGAGGCCGCCATGGCCCCGCACGCGGGAGTCACGCCTCCAACGATTTTCGGGGTGTTGCGCGTGTTGAAGCGCGCGTTGCCGGGGTCCACCCTTTCGGGCGAAAACGCCAGGAAGAAATCGCGCCCCGCCTTGAGTCCGTTGGCCTCCAGGCGGGGGCGGATCACCTCCTCGGTCGTTCCGGGATAGGTCGTGCTCTCGAGAATCACGAGCATCTCGGAATGCATCTCGCGGGCGATGCCGTCGACCGCGGCGACGATGTAGGAGATGTCGGGGTCCCGGGTCTTGCGCAGCGGAGTCGGCACGCAGATGATCACCGCGTCACATTCCCTCAGGGACGCGACGTCGCTCGTCGCCGTCAGGCCCTTCTCTCCGATGCGGGCGCGGAGCGCCTCGTCGGAGACGTCCTGGACGTACGAGGATCCGCGGTTGACGCGCTCCACCTTGGACGCGTCGTTGTCGATTCCGATCACCCGGAATCCGGCGCGCACGTATTCGCACGCGAGCGGCAGCCCCACGTACCCCAGCCCGATGATCCCGATCCGCGCGCTTCCCGATTCGATTTTTTCCTTCAGTCCCACGATCCTCTCCCGCTCACGGATTCTCGGCCGGAGGCGGATTCTGTTCTGGATTCTGCTCCGGATTCTGCTCCGAGCGCTCGCGGTTCCCTTTCTTCTGGTAATGATGGATGACGCCCTTCCCCATGCGGCTCTTGCGAATTCCCGCCACCACGTCG
Protein-coding regions in this window:
- a CDS encoding UDP-glucose/GDP-mannose dehydrogenase family protein codes for the protein MNIAVVGTGYVGLVTGTCFAEFGVNVSCVDVDTAKISQLREGKVPIFEPGLEEMVRRNLAEKRLSFTTDLDAAVKASQVIFIAVGTPQGEDGAADLSFVRQVARGIARSMKDYKVVVTKSTVPMGTGAMIRKLIREEQATPVEFSVASNPEFLREGSAIEDFMRPNRVVIGADDPPAIEILKELYNPLYLIEAPFLITTVISAEMIKYASNAFLATKISFINDIAHLCEKVGADVHDVAKGMGLDHRIGRLFLHPGPGYGGSCFPKDTLAILKVARENGVDLRVIRSAVEVNDDQVERMVRKIEQGLGALKGKKIGVLGLSFKPNTSDIRESPAMRIITALLDLGASVRAYDPVAMPEARTLLGSVEMGSDAYDTATGCDALVLATEWNQFRNLDLPRLKELMRSPVLIDLRNVYEPGDMARLGFRYAAVGR
- a CDS encoding GDP-mannose 4,6-dehydratase, encoding MGAILVTGGAGFIGSHLCERLIRGGREVVCLDVFDNFYAKTVKLRNIEALKSEERFHLYEGDIRDPALLENLFGHHALDAVVHLAARAGVRPSLEMPRLYADVNVTGTASLLEHSRTFKVRRFLFGSSSSVYGNSETAPFSESAPAAEPVSPYAATKRAGELLAYTYHHLYGMDVGCLRFFTVYGPRQRPEMAIHKFARLIDRGDAVPVFGDGSSARDYTYVDDIVSGVAAAVDRVQGFQTINLGRAEVVTLTELLGHLERALGKKARITRQTEQPGDVRQTCADVSRAREILGYEPKVGIEEGIGRFVEWYRAQPPS
- a CDS encoding glycosyltransferase family 2 protein, which produces MRVSVVMPVFNEEKTVETIIGRVLRAPGVFELVVVDDASTDSTSAALGRVSDPRVRAFRHDRNQGKGAALRTAFGKVQGDLVIIQDADLEYDPSDYARLLAPIEAGLADVVYGSRFSGETHRVLFFWHYVGNRLLTTLSNMFTNLNLTDMETCYKACRVEVVRSLSFRSNRFGIEPEITAKIARHGFRVYETSISYHGRDYAAGKKITWRDGFRALVAIVYYHFFD
- a CDS encoding sugar phosphate nucleotidyltransferase, which gives rise to MRSRASRLCVMILAGGRGERFWPLSRVHRPKPLLDLGLGETLLGATLRRAEGLAPRRAIRVVASAPLSRILRRQAGNRGRAGWLFEPAARDTGPAALLATWTAWKEDPRSEVLVLPADHHIEGEAAFRSAVARARKLARAGYLVVFGVAPSRPDSEFGYVVPGKRLERSAFEVRRFVEKPSRSRAAALIRNDSALWNSGMFLWRADAFLDEASRCEPSFAVWLENQKKRRSAVSARKSFASLRRLSVDRAVMEKSRRVAVIPARFGWSDLGSWRSLYDLLRPDKRGNAGWGELVALESRGNLVFHPRGLTVLAGVRDLLVVNAGRVLLVCPRTRANAMKDIVQQLREAGHVDHL
- a CDS encoding nucleotide sugar dehydrogenase, whose amino-acid sequence is MGLKEKIESGSARIGIIGLGYVGLPLACEYVRAGFRVIGIDNDASKVERVNRGSSYVQDVSDEALRARIGEKGLTATSDVASLRECDAVIICVPTPLRKTRDPDISYIVAAVDGIAREMHSEMLVILESTTYPGTTEEVIRPRLEANGLKAGRDFFLAFSPERVDPGNARFNTRNTPKIVGGVTPACGAMAASLYRKAVDTVIEVSSTQSAEMIKLLENTFRSVNIGLVNEIALMCDRLGLDVWEVIDAAATKPFGFMPFYPGPGLGGHCIPIDPHYLSWKLKTLNYYAKFIELASEINGNMPHYVVSKIADALNAHRKSVNGSRILVLGVAYKKDIGDVRESPALDVIKLLQDRGAEVLMNDPYAGEIHLDHGVLQSVPLGDEVLAAADCTVIVTNHSSYDYARIVEKSRLVVDTRNATRDIREGREKIRKI
- a CDS encoding SDR family oxidoreductase, which encodes MPRFLVTGGAGFIGSSLVRELVARGEQVRVLDNFATGRRDNLRSLAGRIEVVEGRVEEPGTVATAMQGIDYVLHQAALPSVQRSVEAPVESHAANLTGTLVLLQAAAAAGARRFVYASSSSVYGDSPTLPKVETMPTDPLSPYAVGKLGGELYCRVFHRLHGLETVSLRYFNVFGPGQSPDSQYAAVVPRFIAALKAGHPPVVFGDGLQSRDFTYIDNVVQANLSACSAGKEAAGEAFNIATGQAVTLLDLLNRMKELLGSSVDPRFEPGRKGDVRASLADVRKAERLLGYRPRISLDEGLKRTLESFATSSPA